The following DNA comes from Naumovozyma castellii chromosome 4, complete genome.
GGAAACTGAAATTTATCCATCCATATCGcgaaaataaacaaatcaTATTATACATAGAacataaatttttcaatttcgttgatgcaaaaaaaaatatattcctcaaaactaaaaataattgaaaacaCGTTCGTTCTGATTCTTCCTTGTCCCACTTCCCTTGTTCACCCATCTAGCGAGtatcaattgaatcattGCGTATCTGCCTCCCATTACAAACCAAGATCTCACTCATCTCTATATACTCCATTATACGTCATACTCCGATACTAATAAAcctttattattcaatacCAACAGCAACCGAAAGAAAAACCTCAACTTTAAGTAATGGTTTTATACAAGAGGAAACCCATCATATTGCCACCACCCAAACCATTACCGTCAGATCTAAACATGTATGTGTGGCACATAGATGAAACCGGTGAATGGTTCCCCAATTACGAAGAATATGTGCAAAGATTAGATTTTTATACGAGACATCACTTCACATGTGAGATTACTGGGACATCATGCCTAACTTTCTTTGAAGCATTGGACAGTGAAGAATCTCAATTTAAATTAGTGGAGGAAAAATTCCCATTGAAATTACGAGAACCTATTGCCAGATTCTTACATTTTAATGGAATTAGAAGATTAGATGCTCTAGTGGAAAAAGTGTACgccaaatttaaaaatgatttcTTCCCTGGAGAAATCGTATTcttaagaagaaataaggaaacaacgcaaaattcaacaacttCAAATGGAAATTCAACATCAAATTCTCAAAATGGAACGCCACAACCACCTATTGAATATCTGATAGAACCGGGACCACCAGGTTCAAATACAACGACACCGAACAATGCAACCTCACAATCTCATCATTTAGCTCAAAAACCATAcatcattaaagaaaaggTACAATTTAATCCAACCATTGATCCAGTAACACAGGAAGTCTTGGTACCGGGTCATGCTAAATATATGTTAGTGGAAGATGATGCAGAAAgttcatctaataataaatcttttgtCGCTGACCAAGATCAGATATATAGAGATCGTTCCACTTTTACTAAACATTTAATCAAATGCTTCTTTAAGATTACTTTACAAAGAGCATCTACAAAGATGGGATCACCTTGGTGTGTTAAGAGagaatatttacaaatgTATGGACTAACTATGGATTGGCCCGCCGATATGTTAAAGtataaagaagatgaagtcCCACTACAAATTCTAGTCCCACCTGATACCATCTCAACGAAATCCACATCAGCAACTGATGATGCAGCAATATCAAATGCAGGCAGTAACATGGTGGAAAATGTGAAATCTAAAAAGGAcaagaataaaaaaagaGATGACAATTTGGATGAAACTGATATTGAAATGGATAATGAAACTCAGGCACCAAAACCCAAAAGAAGACGGAAAAATAAAGtcaaagaggaagaatctGCTCTTGACGACCAATCTGGTAATACAAcgaaagaaacaaatacCTTTAAGAAGGAGGAAAGTCCGACGGGAACAGCATCTACCACACACCAACCAACACCAGTATCCATTACAAGTATCATGGATGATTTACTTCTCCCCTACCAGGGACCACCTCCATCATTTTTACAGAATCTCACTTATTACaacaaaaatttagaaTGTCTTCCGGTGACACTTCATGAAGTGAATAATGGGGTCAATTCCAAGTTTAAAAGATTTTATGATTTCCAAAAAGTTTTACAAGTTTAccaatttattaataattttaataacaAACTTTACATCTCATATTTCAATCTCGATGAATTTATAACGTCGTTAAAATGTACTGATCCGTACGAATTGAAAGGTGAAATCGTTAAAGTTTCATTGAAATCTCATGAATCTGATTCAAAAGGTGATAATGCCATCTCAACAGAAGATGATTGGCaaagaaatccaaaaatgAGAGATATGATACGTTCACGTGAATCAGAGGATATATCATACATAATCCAGAAAGATGACCCTGCTAGTGATGATGTACTAGATGATTTCAATAACAATGGATCCGCTTTAATTATCGAATGTTTTGTCAGCTTGATTCGTTTATTCGTTGATGAAGACGGAGAATCTACGTGCGTGATAATAGATGATTGGTTAACTGATgagaatgatgaaaatgaagaagaagaagaagaaaactcTCTCTTAGAAAAAGTTTTAAATTATAGAAATGTTAATTGGGTGGAAAGATTAATGAAACGACAATTCAATAACGGATACTGgttaataattcttctagGTATTCTTCAAGATAGCTCCAGGATACCTAAATATGGTTCATTCATCAAATCATTTAGCTCGaaaataattccaaatgATGTATCATCTACTCAACTACAAAAGCAATTATGGAGAAATTTTTGTAGAAAATTAAGCCTTCAAGATAAATTAGAAGCACTATGGATTCTTGTTGATTTAGCCTCAAATTCCGCCATTGATATCAAAAATGCTGTTGATGACTCCATGGATTTATGTACCCTCATTAGGAGTGAAAGGTTCCGTGTCTCAAGAGACCTTAAAGCagaacaaaatattctcGAGTCAATGAGTGAAGAGGATCCAAATTTACAGGAGCAAAAAAAGAAAGTAGATATTCTACAGAATGATAAGCTCATTTTAGACAAGAGACTGATGGAGAATGATTTACAGAGATCAAAACATATTGGTACCGATCGATATGGTAATAGATATTTTTGGTTGGATTTGTCAGGTGTCCCAGTAGAGGAATTCGATCCAGAACACAAGAGTTCGTACCATACGGGAAGATTATGGATTCAGGGACCGACAGAATCAGCCGCTAAATTTTTCTTAAAAATtacagatgaagaattgaacTCCTGGAAAAAACTATCATCTGAGAAAAATAGAGTAATTGCAACAaaagaaatcttcaaacTGTACAGGACTGAAGATGGTAACTATTGTACGATGGAAAATGaccaagaaattatattgGTCACTTCGGATGGTTTAATAAACTCGTCAGTTGAACTTTCACCAATCCAACGAAaaataattgatgaaaCACCAGAATGCCTCTTGCTTGATGAACACCAATGGTATTCAGTGGAAGATGTGGATGAtctaaataatataattaattGGTTTGAGACATGGGGGAGGAGGGAACATGATTTATTACGCCAACTGAAGCCAATTGCACATTATCTCGAGGCATCAATAAACATCAGAAACAGTGCACTTGCTCTGAACGATAGCCACGATGAGGAGCTAAAGTTGATGAAAGATTTGAGTGAGAATGAACTAACTGTCTCAGAATTAGGTTTAGATAAGATATCAAATATAGAAGCTACATCAACTGCAGAACAGGAGAATATAAAGAACGAGGAACTTGAAGATTCTAAGTTAGagcaaattgaaaatgacTTGGAAACCATAGCAGACGACATTATGAAACTTGATGATTTATCTaagacaagaaaaaatataaatgcCATTGCCGATTTGGAATCACAAAGAGATGCTTTGCTAGAagagaaacaaaatatcATAAATTCCCAGTCGCTTGGTGCTAGAATATTGGCACGTTcagagaagaagagagcTAGATTATCTAGAGCAAATAAGTTAAAGAAACAGGCTGAGATTTTGACTGATTTACTTAATTATAGACATTACCATAACATGGAGGCTACAATGAAGTGGGAGAACCAATTGGCGAAGAAAGCATGGGGGACTCCATTGCGAAAAAATGCATCAAATAAGAAAGGCTCCAATAATATCATCGAAACAActgatgaaaaattaacgGAAATTCTTAATGAAACCTCAAGAACATCGAGCCCATCACTTTCCACTTCAGGACAATAAATTTACCTTAACGTTATTAACCTTGCATATATACATATAGAACTTTGTGTATTAAATATACAAATGCtgtaatatttcattttatattattaagcTCTTCAAGACGGGgcatttttcaatcaattacATAAGTACAATGAGGATAATTCTCAGgatgaaaacaaaaacacTAGATCTTTTCATCTCATAAGCCAAATTATATGGTCTTTGTCGATTCTTTGGCGACATTTTCTAATAACGAAAGTTTGACATCATTTGGGATTGGAACAATCACGGGAATTTTATATTCAGCAGAATTGGTATCATCCTCGAGCTGAGCCTTGAGGCATGAACAGAAATGACAAACATTCCCTTCATACCAAAATATGCTAGTATCCGTCCCGCAATTCATGCAAATACGGGTATCTTGGATATCTGCAACATTATCACAAGATAAACCATCTTCTTTGCAGTTGACTAGCATAGCGTCTGGTTGCCTTTGAAGGAgtttttcttcctcataACGAGACGCAACATCGCTTAAAGAGGTGTCTTCCTTAAAAGCATTCCAGTACAATTCCATCATAAATTGATTACCCATATGATAGCTCAGTGggaaataatttttttcaggCAATGAATCAGGTGCGTGATCTCTGCATATAATAATCGGTTTTAGAACATACCGCTCGTTTTCTTCAGCATTTAAGATATATCGACCCATATAGTCTTCATTAACATTTGCTTTTTTGAACAGAACGCTATATCCTTTGACGTCTTGTGCACATGTTGCATGAAATGATTTAAGGCAAAGATCACATCGAGCAAGGCCTCCCCCAGTCCGTTCACAGATGTCGCAAGAATTCAATCGATTTAAAAAAAGTACTCTCTCACAATTTCTAATCGGTTGCAGTTGAGACGAATCACCCACCTTGACGTTGTCGTTTAAAAGAGCACAGACAACATGGCACCATTTTCCTGTTGAAGTACACTTTAATGCATCAGGACAGGCTTGCGACTCCCCATTTTTTGACGCATTATAATCAGATTCTTTGGCAAAACATAAGGTGCATTGATAGTTGGTTGAAACCAGTGGATTAAGGTCATTAGAGCAAGGGTCGCAAATCCATTTACTTGATTTTTTggagaatatttttttgtcCTCAGTTATACTTGATGAAACACCGTAGCAAGTTGGGTGAACAGTAAGGCCGCAATTTCGGCATGTTAATGCAACAGCTCTTGATAATTGTTCTTTACATACGCAGCAAAATCCCCTCTCGTGATTAGTGTTTGGCTGTTTATGAGCACTCTTCTCGTGGTTTATTAACTTTTCCAGTTCTGAGCGTTCAGGTTTTGGTAATATCGTATTATTCTGAGTGAATTGAGCTTCTCTCTCGTAAAGTCTTAACTCACTGCTTGTGTCGTTCTCGTTACTTAATATATCTGAATGGTATCGTAGAGTATGTTTGGCCTGAGTGGTAGATGTATTAAACTCGATTTGTTTGGGTTCCGCAATTTGTTCTGTTTTATTGGATGCaactttattctttttctttttcaggTTAAAAAGTTTGAGGATTTCATTATCTAATTGAATGAACTGAAAGCCTTGATCTACCGAGATATCTCCTACCggtatattttttatatatagttttatcttcaaattattttcgGCATTACCCATAGTCTCCTGACCTGATTTTTTGACATCTTTTGACTGGTCCTTCTTTTTAGTCTTTTGATCAgttttcttattcttaGGTTGAGTGAAAATAGATTCTTTACTTTTTTTTGTATTCGACTCGGAAATAGCTCTTTTTGGAGGAGGTGAACTGTTTTCCGCAGATGGAGTCTCAGCTGCCacttttttcaaataatcttctAGGTCGATCTTCATTGTTTCTGGCAAATATGCATTTTTATCATACGGTCTTTCAACCATTCTATAGAGCAATGTATGAAATCTAGTGGCATATCTTCTCCTCTTTTGAATCTCCTTTGGATCTTGCattatcttcaatcttTGTCTTGTAATTAATTCTGAATCTTGAACTAGTTCCCATTCTAATCCTTTCATATGTGCCAATtttggagaagaaaaaaaggCATTAATGTTTGACTCTTCCAAGACCGCtccaatatttgaatgaaatgTTGACATACTGGTTCCCGCGAGCTTCTTTAAAATATCTAAGGGAGGCTGCCATTTAATGGCATATCTTCTCCAAAGTCTTGCACATCTAATACAAAGTGCTCCCAAGGGGGAATCATCTTTCTTTGATGATGGGTCTTTTTCAGATGTTTCAGTTTTCTCATTTACACCTGTTTGAAGTCTAGTCTTGATATGTTCATCATCCGTTCCACCGGTAACTTTATACCACATTGGAGAATAATTTGTTTCACAAAATAGACATTTAAAAATAGTACCTGAAAGAGATAGTCTCTCCGTCTCAAATGAGGAGtcatcaatatatttatattctGGCTCTGTAGTATGCTGGGGGGCAGGTTTATTGATGTGCTCGAGCTCTTCGGGAAGATGGTCTATTTTTGTCATCCCATGTTCATGCTTCTTCTGAATACGTTTAGAGGATTGAATTTTCTTATGTGATTTTCCACGTACTTGCAACCCCCTTGTTgttttcttccaattgtaGTAGAAACGAACAATCATAGACATAGGTTGTGTTTCAACTTCCTTCCACACTGGCCTCAATTGGCTACCATATTTCCTAACAGCACTTTCAAACCTCTGCATTTCTGCTGACGTAAATGTTGGCTCCTCTAATAATTCTCTTGTGGCGTTCGCTTCAACAGCTTTGAAAGATGTTTCTGTATCATATTCATTTGTCACCAATATTTGTATCACATAATCTAGAAAGTTGCAACTTTCTGGCTCTATTGATAAGTTTTTAGGGATTGCTTCTTTACACCTCTGAAAGTAAGATTCTAATTCTAACAGGGATATCCTAGAAGGATCAAATTTCCATAGTAAAGTGGCTGTATTTTCTGTACCTCTTTCCAACTCATTTTCTGAATTATAaggttttattttccatgGTACTAATGATTCTGACCATTGATATTTAACCCCAACTCTAGAACATTTAAACGGATAGGGcaaaaataatgattcatCTAAAACATCCTCCATACGGGAGACCATATGCTGGCCTAGATATTGAAACCAACAGTTATCTTTATTGTGGTCAATACCTGAATGTATGGCATCCATAGCTACCTGGTTAACTTTTAACTTTGTATcttgaataaatttttggTCAAGTTCCTGTTCctcttttaaatttttgagTGCTTCGGGAGTACCctcttgtttctttaaacaGTTAAAACAAACCCACACCACGTCTTTGTTAGGTTTCCTCTCCAAAGGTGGGTCTAGACAATATAAATGCACTGACGCTGCGCACTCATCACATTTCAAACATTGGGTTAACTGACACCATTCCCTACAAAGCTGACACCTTTCGTCCcaatcattttcttccttgATATCTGTTGGtgatttttctttttctggCTCAGCTTCCAAGATGTATTTTTTCACTATGTTTTCCAATGGGTACTTCGTCTCTGCATAAACAAAATTAACCTTTTTATTCAGCGCATATAGGTAGGAAGAGGTACTATCCCAATTATGTAGCATTAAATCAGTGCTATAAGCTGTATAATATGACAGAGTGTatctatcaaataattgatcGAAATAGAAGACGTTGGGTCTCACAATTAATTCACTTTCCTTGGGTAGAGTTTTCTTCCATTCATCTTTATGGACCACAGTACATTTCCCTCTGTATGATCCAATGGGACAGATATCTTGGTGTAACGATGCATATACTAATCTTGTGTCAAAATAAGTCGGGACTCGTTCTTGAATGTCTCTGGGTCTATAATACCAATTCATTCGCacattgaaatattttgcaGGAAATATGCTTGTCATTGATTTGGCCTTTGTTATCATAGTTTTGAACTCTGGTTTTACTACGAAATCTACAACCCTACCAATGTAATATGGTTCCCCGGGAGGCTCTGAGACCATGTATATTGATTCATTGACTTCTAATAGTACAGTTTCCGGATTGTATAAAGTATGAGTGGACAAGTCAATTAGTGCATCATCCAACTCTAAAATGTTAGAAAACCGACTATCCTTCCTAAATGATGGGGGTAATAACGGGATGAGGTTCCATTTTTGAGATTTGTCAGTTAGGAATTTTTggtatttgaatttttgtTGACTCGAGccatttgatgatattgtggacagattcttcatttttaatttcGAAGAAGTAGAAGTAGAATTGTTGGTATCTTTATTAGAATTTTGTGGAGATTCATTCAAGTGTCTTCTCTTTACTATTTGTTCCGTTGAATCGGTATCCAGGTTTTGTTCTTGCTCCTCTTCATGGTGCTCGGCATAATTAACATCTCTAGCTGTGGATCTCCTACTAGGCATGGTGCGATTGTACTTTTAAGTAATACCTTTTACTTACTATAGTTGTTGTGATATAATGAGAAACGTTTGTCTGTATTAAACAAATCTTACGTACTGGAAAAACTGGTTAATTgacatttgaaaaatattcgGTTAGTCAAGTAACATCAAGTAACGAGCAGAATTCTGCAaggagaaagaaagaaactGTATCAGCATAATGGAGGCAAGACTATCACCTGAAATTCCAGGTATTATCCAACCTGGTAATGTAACTCaggatttgaagatgatgcTTTGTAAACTTCTGAACTCACCTAAACCATCGAAGACGTTTCCTGGTTCACAACCTGTATCGTTTCAACATTCAGATATAGAGGAGAAACTAATGAGTCAAGATTATTACGTTTGTGAGAAAACTGATGGGTTGCGTGTGTTAATGTTTATCCTGATTAATCCAATTACAGGTGAACAAGGTTCGTTCATGATTGATAGAGagaacaattattatttagtCAATGGATTCAAATTCCCGAAGTTGCctcaaaagaagaaggaagaGTTGTTAGAGACGTTACAAGATGGTACTTTATTGGATGGTGAACTAGTTATTCAGACCAACCCCATGaccaaattgaaagaattaagaTATTTGATGTTTGATTGTTTGGCCATTAATGGGAGATCATTGATGCAATCACCTACCAGTTCTCGTCTAGCTCATTTGGGGAAAGATTTTTTCAAACCTTATTATGATTTGAGGTCCATATACCCCAATCATTGTAATACTTTCCCCTTCAAGATTTCCATGAAGCATATGGATTTCAGTTATGCCCTTGTGAAAGTGGCTAACAGTTTAGATAAATTACCTCATTTGTCAGATGGGTTGATTTTCACACCTGTAAAGATGCCTTATAACATTGGTGGTAAAGATTCgtatttattaaaatggAAACCTGAACAAGAGAATTCAGTggatttcaaattaatcTTAGAAATCCCCATGGTGGAGGACCCTTCGTTGCCAAAGAAGGATCCTAATAGATGGTATTATAATTATGACGTGAAACCTACATTTAACCTTTACGTTTGGTTAGGTGGTGCGGATATAAATACTAGattagaaaattttgatCAACCTTTTGATAAGAAGgaatttgatttattagaGAGGACTTACAAAAAATTTGCAGAATTATCGATATCAGATGAACAGTGGCAAGAATTGAAATCGTTGGAGCAACCGTTGAATGGGAGAATTGTGGAATGTACTAAAGATCAAGAGACAGGAACATGGAGTATGTTAAGATTTAGAGACGATAAATTAAATGGGAATCACACTTCTGTAGTACAGAAAGTTCTTGAAAGTATAAATGATTGTGTTTCCTTAGAAGATTTAGAGGAAGTGGTACCAAAGATAAAGGAATCATGGGATCAAAGAAATAGTGGGAACCGAAATCTTAATGCCCCTGTAAATTCGAAACCAACTCACCGTGTAAACAATTCTGTACCAAGTCACAATATTGAAGAACCCAAATATGTTGATGATGGAGATGATTGGTCTGATTAGTTGGGAGGAATCTTGTTAAGTatgtattattaattttataCACGATAATATGATATGATTATTTACAAGTAATTACATTATCTATGTTGTAGTACCAAACTCTTTATTAACTCTCTTGGATTCCCATTTCCGCTTAGGAAGTATTTTTCATTCACCAAAGTGTTCAAATCAATACTCGTGTCTTTATCTAACACAATGCCAGATTGTATATAGAATTgtaataattgtttcacttcatctttatccaatttagttacttcaaattctttcacATTTCCCTTGCGCATGAGTTCCACGAATTTTGGTTCATAATAGTGTCTTGATACATATGGATCCTCCTTCACTTTATCTAAAGCAACCGGTAAAGTTCTATTTGTTCTATCCACACCGGAAATAGACAATACGACAGCACTCTCTGGATTTGCAAAAGTGGTATTACCACTAActatattcattattattttcccCATTTGCAGATCTAATGAATAGATTGGTTTGTTATTAACGTTCTTATATGCGGAGAAGGCATCAgtcaatatttttgaaaagttgTCCACAGTGAAATACACTGGCGTAGCCTTTTGTAAAGCCATTTCGTTAATAACTCCTTCGAATTGGTTGCCTCTATGACGAGGTTGTATCTTTGCCGCTAATAGATCCCATAATGTATTTTTCTTGGCCGTTAATTGAATGAAAGGTTTCATGGATGAATCTTCAGGGTTTGCATTAGCTAATTTATAATCATTTTTTAATGGGATAGATTTTAATATTTGCTCAGAATTGGATTTAcgtatttttcttaataatttcttaagATACATTGGTTGAATGTACAATTTAGAGGCATCATCataaaagaaattgtttGTACCATTTAAGAACAAGTCTGGGTATGAGATGTGTAGggataaatattttgaatccaCAGCAAGCGCTTGTATTTGTGTCAATAAAACCGTTTTCCCCACCCCTGGTTCGCCTGTCAATATATACTTCCTATCCTTGGattctttcaaaagtttGAAGAACTTTAAAGTGGAACTCTCTCTTACCAAAGCCACTGGTTTGGGAAACAATTCGTTGAATTGCCCCTTTTTAAAGGTACCCATGTGAAATAAACTCTTATATTGATCATTCGAAAAGGCGTTTACTAAACATGGTTCCGCAGCAGTGGGACGAAATGTCGGAAGACTCACTGAGACGGCACTCTTATTCAATTTAGCAGTATGTACAGTGTTTTCCCAATTCTTGTACAATGTATCCCTGCCTATTTTCTTCCTGGAGGATTTTTTATTACCTGAAGACGACTGTTGTTTCCTTGCGAACCCTTGCGTCTGACCCTTTGAAGGAGCGGTGGCTCTGACCATTGATTGAATGGAAAGCCTCCTTATTTGAATGGAGAGTTGTGATACCATTGAAGCTGTGAATCCTTCTATTTTGTTGATGTGTCCTCAACTGGATGTTCCTATTCACTTACTTGATGATCTTTCCTTGAATTTGTTATATCGGATCTCGCTTCGTTACCAGCATATTTTCTTGTATGAACAATAAGATAACATTACAGCTAAACTAAACTATATAGTACAAGGAAATTTTATATAGTCTAACCAACTTATATGTCGGTAACAGAGTTCAATGTATATTTGCTTAGCCTACCAACTAAAAATTGTATTCAATCAACGTTCTTAATAGAGTATTCGCCTCAATCGCCGAGGTTTCTCTTAGTATCTGAGACAATTATCAACAAGCTAGCCTTTAGGAATTCAAGTCAATTCCCAGGTATGTTAAAAAACATTCCAAACTCCActataaagaaaatggagGATTTAAGATCGgtcttcttttgtttccCAGAGATTAGAGTTAGTGACACGAAAGCGAATTATGACAGATTCAATGGGGAATAAAAGGGCCAAGTGTGTTTCTACTCTTTACTGTTTGTGGTTTAAGCAGTGTcttaaaattaaatcattactcaacaacaacattaTTCAGTAACAACATTATCGATTGTTCTTCGCTATATTGTCATAAATTTACCATGGTCttttttgaatcttttcGATGATTTCCAATAGATTCACAAGTTCAATGGGCTTGGAACAATACAAATTCTACTTTGAACAACCTTTTTATCCAATAAATGTACATATAAATCTGGAATAATATAACTTGCACAATTAGAATTAGAATGTAAATTCACAAAGTTCCAGTTTTTTTGAGACATCATCATTTCTATTTTATACTTTTGTATGCGTAATAGTTTGTAACCATTCCTCCTGTGATTTGgcaaacaaaataaaaggATATGGTGTCTCTGTCTCctgttgaaaaattcttttgtaTATGAACTTATCCTTAAATTCCTGTAATTCTTTCCTGTATTTGTTCGTCTCTATGGTTTCATACCCCAGTCTTTTCAGCTTTTCATTGTAGGCAGCAAATTCAGGATAATTTAATAGGAGTCCAGTGGCAGGTGCATTCGGTATATATATCCTGGAATCTTGCAAGAACTTGTCCACATATTCAATTTGCAAGTTTGATCGAGCGATCAAAGTGGCAAGCCATATCATTTTTCGTATTTGATGTAGCATAAACGATTGCCCCTGTATCTTAAGTGAAACCCATTCGGTCTTATTATCATCCTTCCTGAAGGGTGGACTAATTGTGATGTTTTTGACATACCTCATACAAGATGAATCCATTGTTTCTTTCCCAGTTGTAAAATTGTGAAATCTTTTCGTTCCCAAATAGTGGTTTAGTACCGACTCCAGCTTACCAATCCTAAGATCAGGTACACTATAACAATCCTCATTGTAATATACCAAGTCGATCGATGTTACTCCTTCATTCATCAGAACATCCTTTCTTGGTTCCTTGAGGACATAAGTTGgtaataaatattcatacCAACGTGAACTCACAGCTCTTCTACAATTAAAACGCTTATTAACCATTTTTATATCCCACACTCTTATCCCCTTAGGGACTAATAACTTATTGATCATATCCTTTATATGAGGTTCATCATATTTACTCATCTTGACAGAAATCACATTTACCATGGCATGAACACCCTTATCTGTTCTACATGCTCTCATAAACCCATTCTTGTGAAAATCAACTGAATTATCCTTCGAGATGCATCCCACTGATACCAAAGTGTCGAATAATGTGGATTCAATGGTTGGAAACATGGGAGTATTGTATTGCATCCCATAATAACCTGTACCGACATATCCAAGGAGTAT
Coding sequences within:
- the PUS2 gene encoding pseudouridine synthase PUS2 (ancestral locus Anc_6.226), producing MDLAFQLRLFLYGNRNSTKNERDEYTMKPLSLYKCRRYLSDYLSDTTRLRKRRVGILLGYVGTGYYGMQYNTPMFPTIESTLFDTLVSVGCISKDNSVDFHKNGFMRACRTDKGVHAMVNVISVKMSKYDEPHIKDMINKLLVPKGIRVWDIKMVNKRFNCRRAVSSRWYEYLLPTYVLKEPRKDVLMNEGVTSIDLVYYNEDCYSVPDLRIGKLESVLNHYLGTKRFHNFTTGKETMDSSCMRYVKNITISPPFRKDDNKTEWVSLKIQGQSFMLHQIRKMIWLATLIARSNLQIEYVDKFLQDSRIYIPNAPATGLLLNYPEFAAYNEKLKRLGYETIETNKYRKELQEFKDKFIYKRIFQQETETPYPFILFAKSQEEWLQTITHTKV
- the RSM23 gene encoding mitochondrial 37S ribosomal protein mS29 (ancestral locus Anc_6.227) yields the protein MVSQLSIQIRRLSIQSMVRATAPSKGQTQGFARKQQSSSGNKKSSRKKIGRDTLYKNWENTVHTAKLNKSAVSVSLPTFRPTAAEPCLVNAFSNDQYKSLFHMGTFKKGQFNELFPKPVALVRESSTLKFFKLLKESKDRKYILTGEPGVGKTVLLTQIQALAVDSKYLSLHISYPDLFLNGTNNFFYDDASKLYIQPMYLKKLLRKIRKSNSEQILKSIPLKNDYKLANANPEDSSMKPFIQLTAKKNTLWDLLAAKIQPRHRGNQFEGVINEMALQKATPVYFTVDNFSKILTDAFSAYKNVNNKPIYSLDLQMGKIIMNIVSGNTTFANPESAVVLSISGVDRTNRTLPVALDKVKEDPYVSRHYYEPKFVELMRKGNVKEFEVTKLDKDEVKQLLQFYIQSGIVLDKDTSIDLNTLVNEKYFLSGNGNPRELIKSLVLQHR
- the CEG1 gene encoding mRNA guanylyltransferase (ancestral locus Anc_6.228); amino-acid sequence: MEARLSPEIPGIIQPGNVTQDLKMMLCKLLNSPKPSKTFPGSQPVSFQHSDIEEKLMSQDYYVCEKTDGLRVLMFILINPITGEQGSFMIDRENNYYLVNGFKFPKLPQKKKEELLETLQDGTLLDGELVIQTNPMTKLKELRYLMFDCLAINGRSLMQSPTSSRLAHLGKDFFKPYYDLRSIYPNHCNTFPFKISMKHMDFSYALVKVANSLDKLPHLSDGLIFTPVKMPYNIGGKDSYLLKWKPEQENSVDFKLILEIPMVEDPSLPKKDPNRWYYNYDVKPTFNLYVWLGGADINTRLENFDQPFDKKEFDLLERTYKKFAELSISDEQWQELKSLEQPLNGRIVECTKDQETGTWSMLRFRDDKLNGNHTSVVQKVLESINDCVSLEDLEEVVPKIKESWDQRNSGNRNLNAPVNSKPTHRVNNSVPSHNIEEPKYVDDGDDWSD